GATACGGTCCAATGAAATCAAATAGATTCGATATGGTCGAATGAGATTTcgtattaataaaaatttagtgcACGGACTGTCTTTTGatggagcttaggaacacaacgCACATATTGGAATGGCCCATGCAATTTACGACGTACGATCAGAGTTGTAGCGATCATCTGGCCATGCACGACAAGATGCTCCAGTGCTTCGTCCTACAAGTTCCCTCGTGCCATGTGGCCATTCTCCACTACAAGACACCCATCCCAACTGTAATGCGGTGATTAACTCCCTCGTACAAAAGGTTccatttcttttatatatatatatatatatatatagaggaatCTTACGACtgtttatatataaaaataatatttttttatcaaaataaaattagtgAAATTCAATTTCTTATAAGAGTTATGTATGGTGCAGTGTATGATCTGTCGAATTTAGGGATGATAATTTCATCCGAATCCGATGGAaaatccgacatccgacccgaatggaggaggatatggagggactatcaatacccaatacccgacccgaatacccgattaaataatatatatacatatattaaagaaaattttctttttctaaaatcaacatattattttttgttgatattagtagaagactatatagatgtttaatctattttttaattatatatatattttttaataggatgttaattttaatatgtttttgttgaatgataatagtttgatagaaagaagaaaaattatatgtatagaagatatccgatcctttaatgggtatgggtatacccattggATATCCTATACCCGATAGGTATGagtacggaggatatagaatccgacccgaatccgacccattgccatccctagtcGAATTTTATTCAGAAACAACACTAGTCCATCACCTGTCATTAATATATCCACATTCTTCACCAACACCGGCTTAGCTAGGGTGACCAAAAATTAAGAAACCATGTGGATGTGGTGCAGgaaaaaaatatctaaatcaAATCCATACAGCATCACCTGCAATCCGATTCTCTACTGAGATGCCCCACTCCAGATATTACAGCCATGGCAATTGGTAGATCCCCTCAATCTTGGTCTCAATCTAAGAAAAAAGAGCAGGAGTTCATAATTGGTCATTGGTGTATATACAAATGCAGAGGTCATTTAATTTGTACAAGGAAGTGGAAATCGGTAGGTTAATCgattaattttaaatcttaacgTTGTAGAGGCAGCTTCTCTGCACCTCCTCCGGCGGGATGAAGCAGTCGGCGGAGAGGCCCGGCACGTTGAAGAGCACGTCGTCGATGGCCCACCGCTCCTCCATCCGCGTCAGCACGCGCTGGTCCTTGACCCCGACCCCGAACCGGAGGAGGTTGACGGTGGACCGGCCGGAGTGGGCGACGACGAGGTCGTCGACGCGGCGGTAGTCGTCGATCCACGACGAGGTGGTGGTCTCCCAGTAGATGGCCTCGGCGCCTGGCGACTGGATCCGCGTCAGCTGCGAATCCTCCAGTCTCACCAGCAGGCCGCTTCGCTGGCTGAAGGACCCCACCATCCGGTGCTTGATGATGTCCGCCGTGCTGTCGCTCCAGCTCGACAGGATCGAGCTGTTCACCGCCAGCTCCAGCACGAAGCACTCTTCGTCGCCGATGTGCTTCTCGCCGACGTGCTCCGCCGGCGAGAACACGGCCGCGATCGTTTCAGGTTCTAAGCCCTATTCATATCTTAGATTATCAATTTAGTTGTTAAAGTGAGTAAAAATGGGAAAGTTTCGATCATCAAATCAAATGCGATGCGTGAGATAATCAAAGATGGTACTTCACGTGCTATTCCAACAACTTTTAGAACAAAAAGTCGTTCCATAATTCAATGAAAGCCTGGGCGGGCCAGACATTCTCCCGGAAGGCAGTCAGCGAGAAAAACAGAGTGAGAGacagatcagacagagaattcaAGGGAGGAAAGTGCTAGCTtgcctaattaaattattaattatgcaTGGTATTTTTAATGGTTTAATTATGGCTACTTGCCTGTAGTGCTCGCCGGAGGGGGCGAACGCCGCCGCGGGCGGCGTGGGCACCGAGCCAAGGCGTGCGGCGCCAGGCGACCTTGCCGTCGCTTCCGGCGGAGATCTGGTGGCCGGAGACGGCGAGCTCGACGAGCCACATGTCGGGGACCATCTGCCAGACCACGAAGCAGCCCTTGTGGTGGCGGCCCTTGGAGGCGGCGCCGTGCGGGCTGAGGCCGTGCTCGCGGACCATTTCCATCCACACGCGCCCGGACGCGTACATGCTCTTCGCCGTCCTGCCGCCACCCGGCTTCGCGCACCCCGTCGTCGCCCGGAACTGCTGGATTATGTACTGCGCCGACGACGCGACCGCCTGAAATCGCCAAAACGTGTAATTACTCGCGAATCAAATACGGCAGAGTAAACAAACTAACAGTT
The genomic region above belongs to Zingiber officinale cultivar Zhangliang chromosome 11A, Zo_v1.1, whole genome shotgun sequence and contains:
- the LOC122030990 gene encoding uncharacterized protein LOC122030990 isoform X3, with amino-acid sequence MPSLPPLCFPQAPPPAPCSSIPTAVASSAQYIIQQFRATTGCAKPGGGRTAKSMYASGRVWMEMVREHGLSPHGAASKGRHHKGCFVVWQMVPDMWLVELAVSGHQISAGSDGKVAWRRTPWLGAHAARGGVRPLRRALQGLEPETIAAVFSPAEHVGEKHIGDEECFVLELAVNSSILSSWSDSTADIIKHRMVGSFSQRSGLLVRLEDSQLTRIQSPGAEAIYWETTTSSWIDDYRRVDDLVVAHSGRSTVNLLRFGVGVKDQRVLTRMEERWAIDDVLFNVPGLSADCFIPPEEVQRSCLYNIETKIEGIYQLPWL
- the LOC122030990 gene encoding uncharacterized protein LOC122030990 isoform X1, whose protein sequence is MARLAPLSEEPIIEEEDSRSAARRIQHSFQNWLKTYLPLPSNKKSDLKILLSVLGCPLSPLSVSPKHHLPRHAVASSAQYIIQQFRATTGCAKPGGGRTAKSMYASGRVWMEMVREHGLSPHGAASKGRHHKGCFVVWQMVPDMWLVELAVSGHQISAGSDGKVAWRRTPWLGAHAARGGVRPLRRALQGLEPETIAAVFSPAEHVGEKHIGDEECFVLELAVNSSILSSWSDSTADIIKHRMVGSFSQRSGLLVRLEDSQLTRIQSPGAEAIYWETTTSSWIDDYRRVDDLVVAHSGRSTVNLLRFGVGVKDQRVLTRMEERWAIDDVLFNVPGLSADCFIPPEEVQRSCLYNIETKIEGIYQLPWL
- the LOC122030990 gene encoding uncharacterized protein LOC122030990 isoform X2; the protein is MARLAPLSEEPIIEEEDSRSAARRIQHSFQNWLKTYLPLPSNKKSDLKILLSVLGCPLSPLSVSPKHHLPRHAVASSAQYIIQQFRATTGCAKPGGGRTAKSMYASGRVWMEMVREHGLSPHGAASKGRHHKGCFVVWQMVPDMWLVELAVSGHQISAGSDGKVAWRRTPWLGAHAARGGVRPLRRALQGLEPETIAAVFSPAEHVGEKHIGDEECFVLELAVNSSILSSWSDSTADIIKHRMVGSFSQRSGLLVRLEDSQLTRIQSPGAEAIYWETTTSSWIDDYRRVDDLVVAHSGRSTVNLLRFGVGVKDQRVLTRMEERWAIDDVLFNVPGLSADCFIPPEEIETKIEGIYQLPWL